A region of Nocardioides alkalitolerans DNA encodes the following proteins:
- a CDS encoding P1 family peptidase, producing the protein MTAAGSTGPTNTVLDVPGIRVGHAQRTDPGWLTGTTVVLPPAYGAVAGGDVRGGGPGTRETDLLDPRNLVERVHAVVLGGGSALGLAAVDGVVQRLLDARVGFPMGPDPADVVPIVPAAVLFDLGRGGVFRHHPDAALGAAAHDTALADPTPTLLGPVGAGTGARAGGLRGGIGSASTVLGGGGTVGALVAVNAVGSCVDPSTGQPWGLPHCLPADLPGAGLRRPDPAELQAAHDLAADLDPARRAPLATTIGVVATDVPLTKAACAKVAGVAHDGLARSIRPVHSMFDGDTLFALSTAPPDAPAPDPATHALQLHELLDAAATTVARAVVRALLAATSVTTPWGTMRSYREAFPSAFAPASPGPRGTGA; encoded by the coding sequence GTGACCGCCGCCGGCTCGACCGGGCCCACCAACACGGTCCTCGACGTGCCGGGCATCCGCGTGGGCCACGCCCAGCGCACCGATCCCGGCTGGCTCACCGGCACGACGGTGGTGCTCCCGCCGGCGTACGGCGCGGTGGCCGGCGGCGACGTCCGCGGAGGCGGCCCCGGCACGCGGGAGACCGACCTGCTGGACCCGCGCAACCTGGTGGAGCGGGTCCACGCGGTGGTGCTCGGCGGCGGTTCCGCGCTGGGCCTGGCGGCGGTCGACGGCGTCGTGCAGCGGCTCCTCGACGCCCGCGTCGGGTTCCCGATGGGGCCGGACCCCGCCGACGTCGTGCCCATCGTGCCGGCGGCGGTCCTGTTCGACCTCGGCCGCGGCGGGGTGTTCCGGCACCACCCCGACGCGGCGCTGGGCGCCGCAGCGCACGACACGGCGCTCGCGGACCCGACGCCGACGCTGCTCGGGCCGGTCGGAGCGGGCACGGGCGCCCGGGCCGGCGGGCTGCGCGGGGGCATCGGCTCGGCGTCGACGGTGCTGGGGGGAGGCGGGACCGTGGGTGCGCTGGTCGCGGTCAACGCCGTCGGCTCGTGCGTCGACCCGTCGACGGGCCAGCCGTGGGGTCTCCCCCACTGCCTGCCCGCCGACCTGCCGGGTGCGGGCCTCCGGCGGCCCGACCCCGCCGAGCTGCAGGCGGCGCACGACCTGGCCGCCGACCTCGACCCCGCGCGCCGGGCGCCGCTCGCCACCACCATCGGCGTCGTGGCCACCGACGTCCCCCTGACGAAGGCGGCCTGCGCGAAGGTGGCCGGCGTGGCGCACGACGGGCTGGCGCGCTCGATCCGACCGGTGCACTCGATGTTCGACGGCGACACCCTGTTCGCCCTGTCCACGGCGCCACCGGACGCGCCGGCGCCCGACCCCGCGACCCACGCGCTGCAGCTCCACGAGCTCCTCGACGCCGCCGCGACGACGGTCGCGCGGGCGGTCGTGCGGGCCCTGCTCGCCGCCACGTCGGTGACGACGCCGTGGGGCACGATGCGGAGCTATCGCGAGGCGTTCCCCAGCGCC
- a CDS encoding DUF885 domain-containing protein: MSRSVDERSERYVADYAAADPVTATGIGVAGHEHELTDYSPEGFDERLRLARAALADVRAATPADDREAVAREAFLERVGLQVEHDEAGFTRSEVNVIASPIHELRQVFDLMPTATAEDWEAVDARLAGVPGALAGLRVTLAEEAAHGRVSAARQYAEVATQLERWTGQTGGTSVFADLVGRGVAAGTVPAGLRPSLERGAREATAAFASLGLFLADEMEPRGRAVEAVGRDHYALASRLFLGATIDLEETYAWGWEELARIEADMRATAARITPAATGADAIDVAVAHLEGDPARRIEGREPFRAWMQELADRVVGELADVHFDIPEPVRRIECCLAPTNDGGIYYTGPSEDFSRPGRMWWSVPDGIEQFHPWRETTTVFHEGVPGHHLQVGQTAYRSSLLNRWQRTMCWVSGHGEGWALYAERLMDELGYLDDPADRLGMLDAQGFRAARVIVDIGMHLQLEIPADNPFGFHPGERWTPALGLAFMRQHSRDDDATIRFEVNRYLGWPGQAPSYKVGERIWLEAREAARARHGDAFDLKAFHRAALDLGSLGLDPLVAALSRI; encoded by the coding sequence CGTGGCCGGCCACGAGCACGAGCTGACGGACTACTCCCCCGAGGGCTTCGACGAGCGGCTCCGACTGGCGCGCGCGGCCCTCGCCGACGTGCGGGCGGCCACCCCCGCCGACGACCGGGAGGCGGTCGCCCGCGAGGCGTTCCTCGAGCGGGTGGGCCTCCAGGTCGAGCACGACGAGGCGGGCTTCACCCGCAGCGAGGTGAACGTCATCGCCTCGCCGATCCACGAGCTGCGGCAGGTGTTCGACCTCATGCCGACCGCCACCGCCGAGGACTGGGAGGCGGTCGACGCCCGGCTCGCGGGCGTCCCGGGTGCCCTCGCCGGCCTGCGGGTGACGCTCGCCGAGGAGGCGGCGCACGGGCGGGTGAGCGCGGCGCGGCAGTACGCCGAGGTCGCGACCCAGCTGGAGCGCTGGACCGGCCAGACCGGGGGCACGAGCGTGTTCGCCGACCTGGTCGGGCGGGGCGTCGCCGCCGGCACGGTGCCGGCGGGGCTGCGGCCGTCGCTGGAGCGCGGGGCGCGGGAGGCCACGGCGGCCTTCGCCTCCCTCGGGCTGTTCCTCGCCGACGAGATGGAGCCGCGGGGGCGCGCCGTCGAGGCCGTCGGCCGCGACCACTACGCGCTGGCCTCGCGCCTCTTCCTCGGCGCCACCATCGACCTGGAGGAGACCTACGCCTGGGGGTGGGAGGAGCTCGCCCGCATCGAGGCGGACATGCGCGCGACGGCCGCGCGCATCACCCCGGCGGCGACCGGCGCCGACGCGATCGACGTGGCCGTGGCCCACCTGGAGGGCGACCCCGCACGCCGCATCGAGGGCCGGGAGCCGTTCCGCGCCTGGATGCAGGAGCTGGCCGACCGCGTGGTCGGCGAGCTGGCCGACGTCCACTTCGACATCCCCGAGCCGGTCCGCCGCATCGAGTGCTGCCTCGCGCCGACGAACGACGGTGGCATCTACTACACGGGGCCCAGCGAGGACTTCTCCCGCCCCGGGCGCATGTGGTGGTCGGTGCCCGACGGGATCGAGCAGTTCCACCCGTGGCGCGAGACCACGACGGTGTTCCACGAGGGCGTGCCCGGCCACCACCTGCAGGTCGGGCAGACGGCCTACCGCTCGTCGCTCCTCAACCGCTGGCAGCGCACGATGTGCTGGGTGTCGGGCCACGGCGAGGGGTGGGCGCTGTACGCGGAGCGGCTGATGGACGAGCTGGGCTACCTCGACGACCCGGCCGACCGGCTCGGGATGCTGGACGCCCAGGGCTTCCGCGCGGCGCGGGTCATCGTCGACATCGGCATGCACCTGCAGCTCGAGATCCCGGCCGACAACCCGTTCGGGTTCCACCCGGGCGAGCGGTGGACGCCCGCGCTCGGCCTCGCGTTCATGCGTCAGCACTCGCGGGACGACGACGCGACGATCCGGTTCGAGGTCAACCGCTACCTCGGCTGGCCCGGCCAGGCGCCGTCCTACAAGGTGGGCGAGCGGATCTGGCTCGAGGCCCGGGAGGCGGCGCGCGCCCGCCACGGCGACGCCTTCGACCTCAAGGCGTTCCACCGGGCGGCCCTCGACCTCGGCTCGCTGGGGCTCGACCCGCTCGTCGCTGCCCTGTCCCGGATCTGA